The Heliangelus exortis chromosome 10, bHelExo1.hap1, whole genome shotgun sequence genome includes a window with the following:
- the THNSL2 gene encoding threonine synthase-like 2 isoform X1 → MLRGAGSDCGASSAPMEYISTRGGAGAVDFEGALFSGYAPDGGLFMPRSIPSLDRDTLQRWSSLSYRELVKELCSLFIPAELVPRSTLNDLINRAFSRFRHKDVVHLSRLKDGLNVLELWHGVTYAFKDLSLSCTGQFLQYFLEKKQKHVTILVGTSGDTGSSAIESVRGQKNMDIFVLLPKGFCTQIQELQMTTVIEDNVHVFAARGNSDEIDEPIKELFADVDFAQKYNLMSLNSVNWSRIMVQIAHHFYAYFQCAPSLDINPLPVVEIVVPTGGGGNITAGCIAQKMGLPIQLVTVVNSNDIIHRTVQHGDFSLSESVKPTLASAMDIQEPYNMERILWLLSGSDSCLMKTLMERFRASKSLKLPEDLHRKLSQTLRSCSASDEDIVRAMQHCWEENHYLLCPHSAVAAHYHYSQPKGTPRCCLAPASAAKFQDALLRAGLDPQLPPDISALTVMETRSTPLERGQDWAEVLRERIKARAQQWEMSGQGVTQS, encoded by the exons atgctccgGGGTGCAGGCAGTGACTGTGGTGCCTCCTCAGCACCCATGGAGTACATCAGCACCCGGGGGGGTGCGGGGGCCGTCGACTTCGAAGGAGCCCTGTTCTCTGGCTACGCACCCGACGGGGGACTCTTCATGCCCCGAAGCATCCCCTCGCTGGACAGGGACACCCTGCAGAGATGGAGCAGTCTCTCCTACCGGGAGCTGGTGAAGGAGCTGTGCTCCCTCTTCATCCCAGCCGAGCTGGTCCCACGGAGCACGCTCAACG ATCTGATCAACAGGGCCTTCAGCAGGTTCAGACACAAGGATGTTGTCCATCTTTCCAGGCTGAAGGATGGGCTGAATGTTTTGGAGCTCTGGCATGGGGTTACTTATGCATTTAAGGATCTGTCCTTGTCCTGCACAGGGCagtttttacagtatttcttggagaaaaagcagaagcatgTCACTATTCTGGTGG GGACTtcaggggacacagggagctCAGCCATTGAGAGTGTGAGAGGACAGAAGAACATGGACATCTTTGTTCTGCTGCCCAAGGGGTTCTGCACCCAGATACAGGAACTTCAGATGACCACTGTCATTGAAGACAACGTACACGTCTTTGCTG CTCGTGGGAACAGTGATGAAATCGATGAGCCCATCAAGGAACTGTTTGCTGATGTTGATTTTGCCCAAAAATACAACCTGATGAGCTTGAATTCAGTCAACTGGTCAAGGATTATGGTGCAGATTGCTCACCACTTCTATGCTTACTTTCAgtgtgccccatccctggataTCAACCCACTACCAGTGGTGGAGATTGTTGTACcaacaggaggaggaggaaatatCACag ctggCTGCATTGCCCAGAAAATGGGTCTCCCAATTCAACTTGTTACTGTGGTTAACAGCAATGACATCATTCACAGGACTGTTCAGCATGGAGATTTCTCACTGTCAGAGAGTGTGAAGCCTACATTAGCATCAGCCATGGATATTCAG GAGCCTTACAACATGGAGAGGATCCTCTGGCTGCTCTCGGGCTCCGACAGCTGCCTGATGAAAACACTGATGGAGCGATTCAGGGCATCAAAAAGCCTGAAGCTGCCAGAGGATTTGCACAGAAAG ctctcccagaCCCTACGCTCATGCTCAGCCTCTGATGAGGACATCGTGAGAGCcatgcagcactgctgggaggaAAACCACTACCTGCTGTGCCCTCActctgctgtggctgctcaCTACCACTACTCACAGCCAAAAGG cacacCCAGGTGTTGCTTAGCTCCAGCCTCTGCAGCCAAATTTCAGGATGCATTGCTCCGAGCTGGCCTGgatccccagctcccccctgACATCTCTGCTTTGACAGTGATGGAGACCAGGTCCACTCCACTGGAGAGAGGCCAGGACTGGGCAGAGGTGCTCCGGGAGAGGATCAAAGCCAGGGCACAGCAGTGGGAGATGTCAGGGCAGGGAGTcacccagagctga
- the THNSL2 gene encoding threonine synthase-like 2 isoform X2: MEYISTRGGAGAVDFEGALFSGYAPDGGLFMPRSIPSLDRDTLQRWSSLSYRELVKELCSLFIPAELVPRSTLNDLINRAFSRFRHKDVVHLSRLKDGLNVLELWHGVTYAFKDLSLSCTGQFLQYFLEKKQKHVTILVGTSGDTGSSAIESVRGQKNMDIFVLLPKGFCTQIQELQMTTVIEDNVHVFAARGNSDEIDEPIKELFADVDFAQKYNLMSLNSVNWSRIMVQIAHHFYAYFQCAPSLDINPLPVVEIVVPTGGGGNITAGCIAQKMGLPIQLVTVVNSNDIIHRTVQHGDFSLSESVKPTLASAMDIQEPYNMERILWLLSGSDSCLMKTLMERFRASKSLKLPEDLHRKLSQTLRSCSASDEDIVRAMQHCWEENHYLLCPHSAVAAHYHYSQPKGTPRCCLAPASAAKFQDALLRAGLDPQLPPDISALTVMETRSTPLERGQDWAEVLRERIKARAQQWEMSGQGVTQS; this comes from the exons ATGGAGTACATCAGCACCCGGGGGGGTGCGGGGGCCGTCGACTTCGAAGGAGCCCTGTTCTCTGGCTACGCACCCGACGGGGGACTCTTCATGCCCCGAAGCATCCCCTCGCTGGACAGGGACACCCTGCAGAGATGGAGCAGTCTCTCCTACCGGGAGCTGGTGAAGGAGCTGTGCTCCCTCTTCATCCCAGCCGAGCTGGTCCCACGGAGCACGCTCAACG ATCTGATCAACAGGGCCTTCAGCAGGTTCAGACACAAGGATGTTGTCCATCTTTCCAGGCTGAAGGATGGGCTGAATGTTTTGGAGCTCTGGCATGGGGTTACTTATGCATTTAAGGATCTGTCCTTGTCCTGCACAGGGCagtttttacagtatttcttggagaaaaagcagaagcatgTCACTATTCTGGTGG GGACTtcaggggacacagggagctCAGCCATTGAGAGTGTGAGAGGACAGAAGAACATGGACATCTTTGTTCTGCTGCCCAAGGGGTTCTGCACCCAGATACAGGAACTTCAGATGACCACTGTCATTGAAGACAACGTACACGTCTTTGCTG CTCGTGGGAACAGTGATGAAATCGATGAGCCCATCAAGGAACTGTTTGCTGATGTTGATTTTGCCCAAAAATACAACCTGATGAGCTTGAATTCAGTCAACTGGTCAAGGATTATGGTGCAGATTGCTCACCACTTCTATGCTTACTTTCAgtgtgccccatccctggataTCAACCCACTACCAGTGGTGGAGATTGTTGTACcaacaggaggaggaggaaatatCACag ctggCTGCATTGCCCAGAAAATGGGTCTCCCAATTCAACTTGTTACTGTGGTTAACAGCAATGACATCATTCACAGGACTGTTCAGCATGGAGATTTCTCACTGTCAGAGAGTGTGAAGCCTACATTAGCATCAGCCATGGATATTCAG GAGCCTTACAACATGGAGAGGATCCTCTGGCTGCTCTCGGGCTCCGACAGCTGCCTGATGAAAACACTGATGGAGCGATTCAGGGCATCAAAAAGCCTGAAGCTGCCAGAGGATTTGCACAGAAAG ctctcccagaCCCTACGCTCATGCTCAGCCTCTGATGAGGACATCGTGAGAGCcatgcagcactgctgggaggaAAACCACTACCTGCTGTGCCCTCActctgctgtggctgctcaCTACCACTACTCACAGCCAAAAGG cacacCCAGGTGTTGCTTAGCTCCAGCCTCTGCAGCCAAATTTCAGGATGCATTGCTCCGAGCTGGCCTGgatccccagctcccccctgACATCTCTGCTTTGACAGTGATGGAGACCAGGTCCACTCCACTGGAGAGAGGCCAGGACTGGGCAGAGGTGCTCCGGGAGAGGATCAAAGCCAGGGCACAGCAGTGGGAGATGTCAGGGCAGGGAGTcacccagagctga